Proteins from one Kwoniella shivajii chromosome 1, complete sequence genomic window:
- a CDS encoding glutamine synthetase: MSTLIATKRVDLLAPYLALDQGSKIQAEYIWIDGEGGLRCKTMTLEKAPSSVSDLKEWNFDGSSTGQAPGDNSDVFLRPVAIFKDPFRGGANILVLCECYDNDGTPNKSNYRSHCKKVMDDCKSHEPWFGLEQEYTLFDADGQVFGWPKNGFPGPQGPYYCGVGAGRVFARDFIEAHYRACLYAGVNISGINAEVMPAQWEFQVGPCEGIDMGDHLWMARFLLLRIGEEWGIKPSLHPKPLKGDWNGAGCHSNYSTKEMRTPGKGMAAIEDAIKKLEKKHLEHIAVYGEDNDQRLTGKHETASMTQFSAGVANRGASIRIPRHVGVQGYGYLEDRRPASNVDPYRVSAILCETTLLNN; this comes from the exons ATGTCTACCCTAATTGCTACCAAGCGAGTTGACCTCCTCGCTCCTTATCTTGCCCTTGACCAAGGTTCAAAGATTCAAGCCGAAT ACATCTGGATtgacggtgaaggtggtctCCGATGTAAGACCATGACCCTCGAAAAGGCTCCTTCTTCCGTTTCAGATCTTAAGGAATGGAACTTTGATGGTTCTTCCACTGGTCAAGCTCCTGGCGACAACTCTGATGTCTTCCTC CGACCCGTTGCCATTTTCAAAGACCCCTTCCGAGGTGGTGCTAACATTCTTGTCCTCTGTGAATGTTACGACAACGACGGTACACCCAACAAGTCCAACTACCGATCTCACTGCAAGAAGGTCATGGATGACTGTAAATCTCACGAGCCTTGGTTCGGTCTTGAACAAGAGTACACTCTTTTCGACGCTGATGGACAAGTCTTCGGCTGGCCCAAGAACGGTTTCCCCGGTCCCCAAGGTCCTTACTACTGTGGTGTCGGTGCCGGTCGAGTCTTCGCCCGTGATTTCATCGAGGCTCACTAC CGAGCATGTCTTTACGCCGGTGTAAACATCTCTGGTATCAACGCCGAAGTCATGCCTGCTCAATGGGAGTTCCAAGTTGGTCCTTGTGAGGGTATTGATATGGGTGATCATCTCTGGATGGCTCGATTCCTCCTTCTCAGAATCGGTGAGGAATGGGGTATCAAA CCCTCTCTCCACCCCAAGCCTCTCAAGGGAGACTGGAACGGTGCTGGTTGTCACTCCAACTACTCCACCAAAGAGATGCGAACCCCTGGTAAAGGTATGGCCGCTATTGAGGATGCTATCAAGAAGCTTGAGAAGAAGCATCTCGAACACATTGCTGTGTACGGTGAAGACAACGATCAACGATTAACCGGTAAACACGAGACAGCGTCAATGACTCAATTCTCCGCTGGTGTTGCCAACCGAGGTGCATCCATTCGAATTCCTCGACACGTTGGTGTTCAAGGTTACGGTTACCTCGAAGATCGACGTCCCGCTTCCAACGTTGACCCTTACCGAGTCTCCGCCATCCTCTGTGAGACCACCCTTCTCAACAACTAG